AGTTAACATGGCATATTTTGacctatattgtattggttttagtaTCCTTTATATACAACATGTATGAAGGTtccccacacacccacacaaccTTTAATTTTGtgtggaaaagtttggacacccctgattaaataacaaataatgatttttttaaactctgcacaaaaaaatcatcggctgcctgctcccctccctgaaggatttacacaattCCCGCTgcttcaacagagcaaaaaacatcaccaaggacagcacacaccctggcttccacctgtttgacctgctaccatcaggcaggcgctacacgTGCATCAGAGCcaaaacaaacaggctcagaCACAGTCTccttcccagagctgtcaccatcttgAACTCAAACTTGTAATAAGTAATTCACCCCTACACAATATCTTACCCTATAACCCTTCTGTGCAGTATTACCTTTCTAGTGCAATATGTCCGACAGCGATTGTTATGTTACTCTATTAATCTGGCACTCTTGTTttattctgtatattgtacagtattttgtatattgtatattgtttttAGTGGATATTAGtgtgtttatttcaattcttattttttatctttattactaCTTGTGggatttatttttattacatatttttttccactgccgcaccttaaattggagtacTTAATCTCGTTatttgcaaatataatgacaattaaGTTCATTCTTTTCTACTCTATTCTAAACAGAATTGTCGGCAGTGACTTCATTTAAACAACAGGGGGCAGTGTCTTACAGTTATATCCATCCATGTTACTGTCCAAACACTGCTGACTGAGCTAGTGAAAATGGTGATAATCTCACCTGtatggtaaatatatattgttGAAAAATTAGCTTCAgataaaaaaaactgcattttttatacataatgtgtgattgCTAATATATTTTCTATCCTACAATTAAATATAGCATTAAAGTATGCTATCTGGAGTTTATGCTCTCTTGCCAAGTATGTTCATACACATTACCATAGATGTGCAACTAAAAAATAGttctaaaacatatatatatatacacacaaaccccgattccatatgagttgggaaattgtgttagatgtaaatataaacggaatacaatgatttgcaaaaccttttcaacccatattcaattgaatttactacaaggacaagatatttgatgttcaaactcatgaactttttttttttttttgcaaataataattaacttcatggctgcaacacttgccaaagtagttgggaaagggcatgttcaccactgtgttacatcaccctttcttttaacaacactcaataaacgtttgagaactgaggaaactaattgttgaagctttgaaagtggaattctttcccattcttgttttatgtagagcttcagtcgttcaacagtccggggtctccgctgtcgtattttacgctttataatgtgccacacattttcgatgggagacaagtctggactgcaggcgggacaggaaagtacccgcactatttttttacgaagccacgctgttgtaacacttgtcttgctgaaataagcaggggcgtccatgataacgttgcttgaatgacaacatatgttgctccaaaacctgtatgaacctttcagcattaatggtgccttcacagatgtgtaagttacccatgccttggggactaatacgcccccataccatcagagatgttggcttttgaactttgcgcctataactatccgaatggttattttcctgtttGTTGTGGAGCACACCACGTCCTCTgtgtccaaatataatttgaaatgtggactcgtcagaccacagaacacctttccactttgcatcagtccatcttaggtgagctcaggcccagccaagctggcggcgtttcaggatattgttgataaatgggtttggctttgcatagtagagttttaacttgcacttgcaaatgtagcgaccaactgtagttactgacagtggttttatgaagtgttcctgagcacatgtggtgatatcctttacacacggatgtcagtttttgatgcagaaccgcctgagggatcaaaagtccgtaatctcatcgcttacgtgcagtgatttctcaagattttctgaactttttgatgattttacggaccgtagactgtaaaatccctaaattccttgcaatagctcgttgagaaatgtagttctaaaactgtttgacaatttgcttacaaattggtgaccctcgccccatccttctttgtgaattacttagcatttcatggaagctgtttttatatccaatcatggcacccaactgttcccaattagcctgcacacctgtgggatgttcaatataagtgtttgatgagcattcctcaacttcatcagtatttattgccacctttcccaacttctttgtcacgtgttgctggcatcaaattctaaagttaatgattatttgcaaaaaaaaaatgtttatcagtttgaacatcaaatatgttgtctttgtagcatattcaaatgaatatgggtgtaaaatcatttgcaaatcattgtattccgtttatatttacatctaacacaatctcccaactcatatggaaatggggtttatgtgtgtataaatatatatatatatatatattttaaatatatatatatatatatatatatatatatatatatatatatatatatatatatatatatatatatatatatatatatatatatatataaatacatatattagtACAATTTTACGAATTTTAATAatctttttgtcatttttttataatttttttttttccaattcattatttgtgtagtttttttttggaGCATCCCTTTTAGACAATATGTTTCATCcagcaccatcctctcagaccaATGCTGTCCTAAATttgtgagcatgaactgattaagAAGCTTGCTCATGCAGATGAGAGGCAAAACGTTTTAGAAGACcatctgaacagtccagttgagaTTTAttcaatgccctgagaataacGTATTAGTTATTTAAACTAATAATaatctatctgtattggccctggcCTGTGatcagatggcgacttgtcccgggtgtacgccgccttccgcccgaatacagctgaaataggctccagcactccccgcgacctcaaaagggacaagcggtagaaaagtggatgaatggatggattatagtATAATTTACAGTACCAGTTCGGAAACCCTGACAGCAGTCACAATTGAGAAAGGTCTTTAAGTATCAAAGCTCTTACATTTATTAAAAACCGTAAAATTAAATGAcgtgcaaaaaaaaatactttatcaaAACCAACAATACTCagtcaaaaaaatacaaaagttattttatagtgatcccaatttttttttttttttttcattcattctgTTCAAGTCTAAACGTGAAAAACAAGGAGTGCATGCAGTCCAAACGTAGTCTCTTGTGATGACATCTTTAAGGCAACAGAGGTCGCTGTTGCGCTAAAGTTGAGGAAAAACAAGAGGCCAACTTCCTGGACACGTCATCGGACACGCCTCCATAATGCTACGTTTGCTGTGTTTTAATACACGATTAATAGTAAAATGTGGGATTTTGatttgacatccatccattttctaccgcttattccctttggggttgcggggggcgttgGTACCTATCTcggctacgatcgggcggaaggcgtgtacaccctggacaagtcgccatctcatcgcagggccaacacagacaaacagacaacattcacactcacattcacacactagggaacatttaCATTTGTTTAATCAATCTGCATACGACAAAGACAATACaaatatgaaaaataataaatgtgtatttgtacaaatacaatttattcgcaaaaaaatatttgaattaaatGTTCATATTTAGCATCCTTCCTGAAAATCAAACCAAGCTAATATACTTTTCTATAGACTTTTAAATTgagtttattaattttttatttatttttgatctCTGCTTTAACAACATGTGGTTTGCACTCACGTATACTTGGCTTGTGGTGTACTGAGTAAATTGTTTTCCTTttctaaaaataatatatttcagTTGTATATCAATAAATGATGTTTGTACAATTATTTCATTTTTGAATGTCTCCAAATGTCTTTTATGTATTTAAAACAAACGGTGCTCATGCGTGGTCTTCGCCCTGCAGCTTCTTGAACTAAACTACTAGGCAAATATCAGTTTTTAATATAGTGTCAACAAGATGGCATATTATAGTTTTTTATTATTCTAATCTCAAATGTTCACAAGGTGtgtaaaaaacagtacaaaaacaaagCTGAATGTGTTCAAAGAAGATGTTTTGTCTGCTTTATGAATGATGGATGATTTCCTTGGAGGATACAGCTTCTGTATCTTTAATAAGAGGAGAGGAGCGCGCGATGGGAGAGGCTGCGCGCCCCCGATGCCTTTCCTGGCTTCACGCAGACGGGAGCGCGCAGTGGGGTTTGACACTCTCATGAAAGGGAGAGAAATCACCGACGGACCGCGAACTGCTCACCgggacaaacaaacacaaaaatgtcgCCTTTTAGGAGTTAAAAGTCACGTGAATTGTAAAACCACCTTTTTTGTGGCACTTTTGAAGCTTTTTGTGGGGAAAGTGGACTGAATTGATTGAAGACAGACCACATTGGATTGGACAGGTAAGTTAATTTCAGTGTTTTTGGGAAATGATTTTAGAtgattaagcaaaaaaaaaaatgttttaaactctTACATATTtgattaaaatgtttcaaaaaaattatcatttccacattttttattgtgtttgCAGAAAATGGCGTCCAAGCTTGTGGGTGTCCTGGCTTTGTGTACATCGCTGCTGGCGAGCGTTCGATGCTGTCCGGAGCTTTGCACCTGCCAAGACAAATTTGCCCATCAATTCGCCGACTGCGCCTACAAAGACCTCCTGGCGGTGCCTTCGGGTCTGCCCTCCAACGTAACCACCGTCAGCCTCTCGGCCAACAAGCTCACTTTCCTGCCGAGCAAAGTCTTCGCCAACATCACCCAGGTCACCTCTCTCTGGTTGGCCCATAACGAGATCGTCTCCGTAGAGATGGACACTTTAGCCCCTCTGGTGCAGCTCCGAAACCTGGATGTCAGCTATAATAAAATAGTCAAGTTCCCCTGGGAAGACCTTCGCAACCTGACCGCCTTGCAGCTGCTGAAAATGAACAATAACGAAATGGTTGACCTTCCCGGGGACGCCTTCGCCACGCTGAAAGACCTGCGCTCGCTGCGTATCAACCACAACAAGTTCACCACCATCGTCCAGGGCACCTTCAGCGCTCTGTCCTCCATGTCTCACCTGCAGATCTACAACAACCCCTTCTCGTGCTCCTGCAGCTTGGAATGGCTGAAGGACTGGATGGCAACGACCAAGATCTCCGTCCCCGAGCCGAATTCTATTGTGTGCAACTCGCCCGAGCTCCACAGAGGTGTGATGGTCTCCAAAATCCCCAAATTGGACTGTAAGGCGCCTCTTGTCACCATAACCTACCAACCGGACATTGATAAGACGGAGCTCCTTGAGGGCTCCACGGTGGTCTTGAATTGTGAAACACAAGGAAGCCCCAAACCGCAGGTCAGCTGGGAGGTGATTGCGGGTAACCAGAATTTCCTCTTCCCTTTGCCGTTCGGCGGCGAGACCAACAACCTGCCGGTCAATGACAAAGCCACTAACAGTCGGTTCCTTGTTTTTCAAAATGGCACCCTAGTGGTCCCCCATCTGACTAAAAAGGAAGACGGGAATTACAGCTGCCTTGCAGTGAACGATCTGGGTAAGTCCCAAAGTTCTGTTAAATTGACCTCGAGGGTAAGCAAAAAACACGCCGCGTCGTCGGACGACACGGTTGACAGGATCCGAGCGTCTCCCAACAAGCCTTCTCAACCCAAGACCTCCAAAAACAACATCATCAAAAGCGACGACAGGACCAAGATCAAACCGCAAGGGTGGCCGGGCAAACAAGACGGCGGCCAGGTGGTTCCTAAAGACCCCGTCTTTAGCAGCAAGTGCGGCGTGAGGGACGGCAGCGAGTACGTCTCCAACCATGCCTTCAACATGAGCCTGGACGACCTGAAGCAGTACACCTTCGACTTCGGCATCATCGCCCTAGAAGTGTCCGAGACGGACGCCAAGGTCAAACTCAACCCTCTGCAGCTTTCTCGCAGCAAATCCAACCTTCACATGAGTCAGGGGGAGAAGGAGGACGTGTTGGTGCAGGAGCCCGCCGGTCTGTACCAGGCGTCCTCGGGGAACCACATCCCGGACATGCTCTACATCTGCGTGGACACCGGGTACGGACACTCCCTCATCAAGTGGTCCAACATCGAAGACGGGGTCAACTCCTATTTGTTCACCGGATTACAGCCTGGCACCAACTACACGCTTTGTCTCACTTACGGAGGACAGGACTGCCAGGTGCAGGTGGTCTTCACCACCAGGAAGAAGATCCCGTCCCTGCTCATCATCGTGGTAGTCAGCATCTTCCTCCTGGGCCTGGCCACCGTCCCCCTGTTGGGggccacctgctgccacctcctCTACAAATACCAAGGGAAGACCTACAAGCTCGTCATGAAGACGCAGAATCCAGACCAGCTGGAGAAGCAACCCGACTTCCACCGCCGGGCGTCTTTGGTGGAGTCGGAGAAGACCTTCGACCCCAGCGAGGCGGGCGACGGGGAGGGGGAGAGAGACAGTCCCATGCAGGGAGACGGCGGGACGGAGGTGACAGAGTCCATCCCGGGGTCCTCGTCAAAGACCAACCAGGACGACTTCGAGGCGGGGTCCGAGTACAGTGACAGGTTGCCGCTAGGTGCCGAGGCGGTCAACATCTCGGAGGAGATCAACGGAAACTACAAGCAGTCGAGCCGCTGACTGCCCGCCAGGTGTACACTTTTTGTAAGATATCGCCCTTTTTCTTACCTGGAAAAAAATCACCGCTGAGATTGTATTTGACGTCATTTTAAACATTAGAGGCATGTTGTACCAGCCAAATTTAAAGCACACAATATTGgccttttaattattattattattaattactgCACAGCACAACAacgagcaaaaaacaaaaaaaaaacggcatgAATTTAAATAGgacgtttttttttgtaactaaAATGGTCAATCTGGTTTACTAAAAGCCTCTCGGGAATTGTTTTAAGCCAAATCTGCCGGtgctttttaaatataaaaatccAAGTATGCATCAGCATTGATCGTGTGATGggaatatgtttacatatatcgTTAAATCTCATCTGCTATTAAGAATGAATTATGTGCCACGGTGTATTGACGTTGTCCGTGGCATGACGTCACTGGTGTTTTATTACTCTTTGTGTCGTAGATTACTCTTATTTTACTATTTTATATATGCTGTCAATTTGTGCCGTGAAGTAAGTTATCATCtgagtattttttaattttttaaaacaagtttctataagccgccaaaaaaaaaaaaaagacgagcgAGACGCGTCGTGCAGCTTGTTTTTTCTGTGAAATTTGatgttaaacaaaaataaaaataaataccacATCTGTGTGCGCTCAATATTTTTGCTCTATCATTTTTTGTAAATGggattaataaataattaaaacttGGATTTGTCGTTCATTTTGCTGAGAAATGTGTGCAAATTCCGGTCGGAGATGACAAAATTAGACGCAATACTTTTGTTCTCACTAGATTtatttgtaaagaaaaataaatgagggggattttgtgtttttgtctctcttatgtcattttgtatttttatttccaGCAGAATAAGATATTCAGATCGTCTAATTCGGTTCCATGAGACCAGAAAAAAAACCAATGCAATAAATCAGGTGATGTTTGTAGAACACATTCCACTGAAAAGTAGCAGCTAATGCATAAATAGTCACTTTGTAGAATAAATATACCCTCTTGAAAATGATTGATTTTAGCACATTTATGTGTTTTAGTTGAGATTAATTCCACATTTACAGGCCAAATGGTGGTATTTATGTGTTGCACATTATGATGTACAGTAAGGAGCCCACACAAGCTCCTTCCACCTACGAGAGACCATGTTGAGCCTCAAAGCCTGCACGGGGAAGGCAGCCGGGACAAAGTGTGGAGGACTTGAGGAAGATctgtactgtaagtgtgtgtctACACAaagagtggaaaaaaacaacaacatgactgttaTGAATCATTTTGGACATTTTCATGTTCAGTTGCAGGCGCCTTCCTTCCTGCTGCCCTTCAGGCTCCCGTTCAGAAAGCTCTCGGTGGCCGCGCGCTGCTGAAAGTGCTTCCTGGTGCCCACCAGAGAGGGGTTGTTGACCAGCGTGTAGAGGAGATGCCAGTGGCCTTGGGCTCGCTTGGCGCTGGAGATCTTCAGGTGCTTCTTCTCCTGCTGGACCAGCTGGATGCCTGAGGACAACAGATCATAATCCTATCATATAATATCATATACTTCCTCACCGTATCATATACCCCATTAGAAGTCATATCATGCCATACCAAATCATCACGTCAAACCATATCATTTAAACCAAGGGAAGAGTTTGCTATGAATAAAAATGAGCcgcaatttttgaatgaaagaaactgctgttttaaatgtgtccacttgatgtgacaatagcaattatttgtaattttgttgattatgctacatatgtaataaaaataaaccacatgagtcgaggaaaatgaaaaaaactacATAACATCCTACAATTTGATttcgatattatttttttatcttgttagactgaaaatgaaaaccaatgagttgactgatgcaCATTATCACATAagttattcagaaagtataaataacaataaagatagaacactattaaccgcaacatgtaagtgtaaaataaaacctaacaccattatgatttgtaaattatcagaatgtgcttgttctcttttaaaacaaagaaaacaatccgaagttgtctttatttttaagttatcgtgccatgggagtagatttttctccatgtggtgcacaatctaaaatgagtttgacatccctgattaATAATCACTGTGTCATATTGTACCACTGCTACATCTAAACTATCACATCATATTAGCTAATCCTGCATTACATCATCATTGTACATGTCATTTTATTAAAGATCATATGTCATTGTaacaaatatacagtacaggccaaaagtttggacataccctctcctcattcaatgtgttttctttatttttatgactatttacattgtagattgtcactgaagccaTCAAAACTAGGAGACTTGTGAAGTGAAATCCATTTcagatgactacctcttgaagagaaaatgccaagagtgtgcaaagcagtaatcagagcaaagggtggctattttgaaggaactagaatataaaacatgttttcggttatttcacctttttttgttaagtacataactccacctgtgttcattcatagttttgatgccttcggtgataatctacaatgtaaacagtcatgaaaataaagaaaacacattttgacctgtactgtactTATCAGAACATACTATAGCAGCCTATCATACATCATCATGTCATTTATCATATTAATTATTCTATATCATGGCAAAACCATACTCCTCACACCATACACTATCACACATTACATTTAGTGATGTAACAATATAACAAATTATTTCACGATTATTGTGTTACATCATAAGTAATTGTATCCTAAGTCATACAGAGCagagcaaatattttgactcggggaccacattaagagaaaaaaatgtgtttttggggCCAGAGTGTATacattactgtatatatatccacatttagctgtaaaaatctgctgtattgtatgtatgtgtgtttgggtctgTTTTTTCCCACGAACACTaacaccaaaagtcacaatgtccgatagagttgtaaaaactttatgacagaccacctcaaaaagacagaatggaattttacaggtttttttctgagtgggacacccaaaatgtacattaaaatacagaaagtgggatttaaaatattaactatgaacaataaaacactgaatattaaaggTGTATGGACAGCGCtgctcttttacttctcagagagcaaaatatgaatgcacagggtaataaacacctacaataaaatataatctcacttttatgcagaaatgtgCTGTAAAAATTAGCTTCTGCAAATTTCTGACACATgcgtttcgggctggctgctctgaaaacatcactgcacatcataatggcggccaCAGTTTTGATGTTCCCAAGTCTGGTATACCACATAACAAATAGTGAATATACAATTGATCAGGTGACACTGCAGCATCAAATTAGACATAAGAGTGATATTTTTATTAAAATGCatggacaacaatattaaaaaattaaGGGTAATTCACATAATCGGTCTAATTTTGCACAAAAAGTTTGATATTTTAGAACTGATCCCATTCTTGGATCTGTGCAGGTGTACCAGATGTCTGCTCTTCAATATAACCGTCACTGGAATAACAACATTTGAGGACCATAGAGATTTGACAAGAGCAGCAAGAATAGAAAGCAATCACACCGTAATCCCCTCGGCGCGGTATAGAACACGCGTCGACGTTCTCCCCGTTAACGCCGAAAACCTCGGTCCCTGGGCCGCATGAATATAAACCAGGCAATTAGCGCAGCTCATCTGTGTAATCAGCTCCCACAGAATGAATCCATGTAGCACAATAATAGATTATTGTTCTCCAGTAACATCATATTAGGCATACCTAAAAGGGCCCTGATGGCTTTTTGGGTTAACAGCTCACTTTATTTTATCAGTGCCTGTCTCCTGCCTTCAGGTATTCTTTTAAATAATACATGTGGATGATATTTGGACAGGCTGGAAAGGGCAGCTGAATACTTTATGACAGATTTGATTGAGACCATAAGCCCTAAGACTGTAAATTACGCCGCGCGGGACTCAATTTGCTCTTCACATATTAAATCAGCCTTCATTTCTATGGCGCGTGCAAGACAGTGTCTTGATGGAATTATGTATCGGAGACTTGCTGCTGAATGGTAAAGCAACACCAGCTCCGTCTCCATGGTCATCACGGACCAAGTCTGTCTGCTGCCTAAGATCCTTCTAGAGTGAATAATGTGATGattgcgttgaaaaaaaaaacaatcactaATGGCAACAAATGACATTGCTTTTTGCTCTTTAGTGCTACACACCCTCTTCAGCATCCCGCGACCTCTGTGTGACATTGTCCTTCTGGTCCGCAGACTGCAGCAGCATCCCGCAGAAAGCTTTCATCACAGGGTGGGACTGGCTCACCTCAATCTTCAGATAATGAGCATAACAGCGGTAGGCTGCAGACGGACACAAATGGTGGAGggggtttaaaaacaaaaaaaactaaaactgttAGCTTTGAGGCAATCACACATAATCACCATACAATCATGTGGTTTTTCAAACACCTGTTTTCGCTGACAACGGCTGTCTTAAAGCTGCAGCCATTTCAGAGTGCGCTATTAGAGTCACTCGCAGTGCATCGCACCGCATGCACAAATTATACAAGCTGCACTTAGTAGCGCGAGGGAATGTCACGTGGATAGAGTGAGGCTGAAAGACGCATCAGCTCGGGGGAAATGGCTTCCTTTTAAACAATTCCAGGTTAATGGACTATTGTGTTTTTGGAACAAATGAATGATTTTGGGTAAAAACGTATCCAAATGCACAgatgtaatattgtacatggtaatttgttatatattgtatatgttacataaaaataaaatttaataatatacagtatcagtatgtattatatactgtatatataatgtttgaatattacatatatgttaccatattttttggagtataagttgctccggagtataagtcgcatctgccgaaaatgcataataaagaaggaaaaaaaacatatatacgtcgcactggaatataagtcgcattttttggggaaatgtatttgataaaagccaacaccaagaatagacatttgaaaggcaatttaaaataaattaagaatagtgaacaacagtctgaataattgtacgttatatgaggcataaataaccaactgagaaggtgcctggtatgtttacgtaacatattatggtaagagtcattcaaataactataacatatagaacatgctatacgtttaccaaacaatctgtcactcctaatcactaaatcccatgaaatcttcttcctcggtgtcgcgtctaaataatataatttgatattttacggtaatgtgttaataatttcacacataagtcgctcttgagtataagtcgcacctccggccaaactatgaaaaaaactgcgacttgtagtccgaaaaattcagtatatatttatattgtaactgagctactgcgtggaacaatttcccttgtggatcaataaagattGTCTAAGTCCTAGTCCAAGATGTAAAAAGGTGTTGCTgtatttaatgcagtggttctcaaactttttttgtcatcccccactttggacaagggggagttttcaagccccacctgtccccatcgccccaacagaacgctaatgccaagcttaacattttcaaatttattgaacatcaagtaacattcaagttgtacacattcaaactcaataacataaaataacatcaagttcaataataaataaaataactactctgccagttttctttgaaagaaatcaagtggcttattgacgtgattggggtgtgtggtcttgaggtgtctctttaatttgttgggtctcatgcggtctgctgctagcggttttagacacagaacacacaagggtctctcctctgcccccaccaccgttgccgtgaatccaagagcaagatacccttaatcatattttcttttcggttggctttttggttgattaagcccgtcagatttttgtttctctgcaggcgctggctctaGCTCGACGACgtttgaggtgcgagtcacaaatttatccattttgtgtaattgtggtccacacattagcctgctacccatccgcgtgaaagattgttccacttagccccgcccccattagttactgttgctatgtctgtcaaactttcgctccttcCTAGAAATTTAaggcctagagcaggggtcgggaacctttttggctgagagagccatgaaagccaaattttttaaagtgtattaccgtgagagcggtatcatatgttttaacactgaatacaactaaatgcatgcattttttaagtaagacctacatttttagagtatatgtcttatattttatatgatttttattctgaagctaaccaataataaata
The nucleotide sequence above comes from Nerophis ophidion isolate RoL-2023_Sa linkage group LG12, RoL_Noph_v1.0, whole genome shotgun sequence. Encoded proteins:
- the islr2 gene encoding immunoglobulin superfamily containing leucine-rich repeat protein 2 is translated as MASKLVGVLALCTSLLASVRCCPELCTCQDKFAHQFADCAYKDLLAVPSGLPSNVTTVSLSANKLTFLPSKVFANITQVTSLWLAHNEIVSVEMDTLAPLVQLRNLDVSYNKIVKFPWEDLRNLTALQLLKMNNNEMVDLPGDAFATLKDLRSLRINHNKFTTIVQGTFSALSSMSHLQIYNNPFSCSCSLEWLKDWMATTKISVPEPNSIVCNSPELHRGVMVSKIPKLDCKAPLVTITYQPDIDKTELLEGSTVVLNCETQGSPKPQVSWEVIAGNQNFLFPLPFGGETNNLPVNDKATNSRFLVFQNGTLVVPHLTKKEDGNYSCLAVNDLGKSQSSVKLTSRVSKKHAASSDDTVDRIRASPNKPSQPKTSKNNIIKSDDRTKIKPQGWPGKQDGGQVVPKDPVFSSKCGVRDGSEYVSNHAFNMSLDDLKQYTFDFGIIALEVSETDAKVKLNPLQLSRSKSNLHMSQGEKEDVLVQEPAGLYQASSGNHIPDMLYICVDTGYGHSLIKWSNIEDGVNSYLFTGLQPGTNYTLCLTYGGQDCQVQVVFTTRKKIPSLLIIVVVSIFLLGLATVPLLGATCCHLLYKYQGKTYKLVMKTQNPDQLEKQPDFHRRASLVESEKTFDPSEAGDGEGERDSPMQGDGGTEVTESIPGSSSKTNQDDFEAGSEYSDRLPLGAEAVNISEEINGNYKQSSR